Proteins encoded by one window of Halomonas sp. Bachu 37:
- a CDS encoding murein hydrolase activator EnvC family protein: MAALPMTIMAWPAIGLAATDEAAAQRQLDAIGKEIQAASQRLADTGDARDSAGRELREVETALAEIHQRLDALQAERGQLEDETTRLTAHRQRLEAERHAQYAALSAQLEALYRLGPTPQLKLLLNQDDPAELDRMQAYLNRLTQARNKRLADIAQLDDALAQTARELAQRRQRLDEVTVELEGEGARLAKRMDERRQLLAKLDQRYTTEEARLESLNQDRVHAERTLREVQAELAKLAQPTPSTQILRTQGELPWPVQGNITAAFRRSDGVHANGIVIQAAAGTPVTAVHSGRVVFADWMRGFGNLLIIDHGDQIMTLHAHLQRFSARPGQAIERGDELGRVGDSGGQTNAALYFEVRRGGEPINPQRWIAGR, from the coding sequence ATGGCGGCTCTGCCGATGACGATAATGGCATGGCCGGCAATTGGCCTCGCCGCCACTGACGAAGCCGCCGCGCAGCGCCAGTTGGATGCCATCGGCAAAGAAATCCAGGCCGCGTCCCAACGCCTGGCCGATACCGGCGATGCCCGCGACAGTGCCGGGCGCGAACTGCGCGAGGTGGAAACCGCCCTGGCGGAGATCCACCAACGCCTGGATGCCTTACAAGCGGAACGCGGTCAGCTCGAAGACGAAACCACCCGCCTAACGGCTCATCGCCAGCGGCTGGAGGCGGAGCGCCACGCGCAATACGCGGCACTCTCCGCCCAGCTCGAAGCCTTGTATCGCCTTGGCCCCACGCCGCAATTGAAGCTGCTGCTCAACCAGGACGATCCTGCCGAGCTGGATCGCATGCAAGCCTATCTCAACCGGCTGACCCAGGCGCGCAACAAGCGGCTGGCCGATATCGCCCAACTGGACGATGCGCTTGCGCAAACCGCGCGGGAGCTTGCCCAGCGTCGCCAACGGCTGGACGAAGTGACAGTCGAGCTCGAAGGTGAAGGCGCCCGCCTGGCCAAGCGCATGGACGAGCGCCGCCAGCTGCTGGCCAAGCTGGATCAGCGCTACACCACCGAGGAGGCACGGCTCGAATCGCTGAATCAGGATCGGGTACACGCGGAACGTACCTTGCGCGAGGTCCAGGCCGAGCTGGCCAAACTTGCCCAGCCCACGCCTTCCACGCAAATCCTGCGTACCCAGGGGGAACTGCCATGGCCGGTGCAAGGTAATATCACCGCGGCGTTTCGGCGCAGTGACGGGGTGCATGCCAACGGCATCGTCATCCAGGCAGCCGCCGGTACGCCGGTTACGGCGGTGCATTCCGGCCGCGTGGTGTTCGCGGATTGGATGCGCGGTTTCGGCAATCTGCTGATCATCGACCACGGCGACCAGATAATGACGCTGCATGCCCACTTGCAACGATTCTCGGCCCGTCCCGGTCAGGCTATCGAACGGGGCGATGAGCTGGGACGAGTCGGAGATAGCGGCGGTCAGACGAATGCCGCGCTATATTTCGAGGTCCGCCGGGGCGGCGAGCCGATCAATCCGCAACGCTGGATCGCCGGAAGATAG
- the pepP gene encoding Xaa-Pro aminopeptidase produces MLAEILPRPAPVAPAEYRQRRRVLMAQLPLGAAVLLPGASQVTRSRDSEYAFRQDSDFYYLTGCTEPDALLVLVPGRDAGESILFCQDRDPLLEAWTGRRLGAEGALKVHEVDQAFENSERSSRLRELLQGCETLYLPLENGEAMALAETQFAHAQANRRRVGTAVRGFVDVASLIHEQRLVKSEAELALMRHAAAISARAHRRAMQAVRPGMHEYQLQAELEHEFVYQGGSGPAYSTIVGSGENACVLHYIENNSPLQNGDLVLIDAGAEFELYAGDITRTFPVTGRFNDAQRALYEVVLRAQEQAVQAVRPGISLADIHAGVVQELTAGLIELGLLEGELEARIQDEAYRRFYLHSTSHWLGLDVHDVGTYRLDADTPRLLAPGMVVTVEPGLYLPDESDIPQEFRGMGIRIEDDVVVTSTGNEVLTSAVPKQVAEIEALMAKK; encoded by the coding sequence ATGCTCGCCGAGATACTTCCTCGCCCCGCGCCTGTAGCGCCTGCCGAATACCGCCAACGCCGCCGTGTCTTGATGGCGCAGTTGCCCCTTGGTGCCGCAGTACTCCTTCCCGGAGCATCCCAGGTCACGCGTTCGCGCGACAGCGAATACGCCTTTCGCCAGGATAGCGATTTTTACTACCTGACCGGGTGCACCGAACCCGATGCCTTGCTGGTGCTTGTACCTGGACGAGACGCCGGGGAGAGCATCCTGTTCTGCCAGGACCGTGATCCGCTGCTGGAAGCGTGGACGGGAAGGCGTCTGGGGGCCGAAGGTGCTCTGAAGGTCCACGAGGTTGATCAGGCGTTTGAAAACAGCGAGCGTTCCTCTCGGCTGAGGGAACTGCTCCAGGGCTGCGAAACATTGTACTTGCCACTGGAGAACGGCGAGGCGATGGCGCTGGCCGAGACGCAGTTCGCTCATGCCCAGGCCAACCGTCGACGCGTCGGAACGGCGGTGCGCGGCTTTGTCGATGTGGCCTCGTTGATCCATGAGCAGCGATTGGTGAAAAGCGAGGCCGAGCTTGCCTTGATGCGCCATGCGGCGGCCATTTCTGCTCGGGCTCACCGGCGCGCCATGCAGGCGGTACGACCGGGCATGCACGAATACCAGTTACAAGCCGAGCTCGAGCACGAGTTCGTCTACCAAGGCGGCAGCGGCCCTGCCTACAGCACGATCGTGGGCAGCGGGGAGAACGCCTGTGTGCTGCACTACATTGAAAACAATTCCCCGCTCCAGAATGGCGATCTGGTGCTGATCGACGCCGGAGCGGAGTTCGAACTCTATGCCGGTGACATCACCCGTACCTTCCCGGTCACTGGCCGTTTCAACGATGCCCAGCGGGCACTATATGAGGTGGTGCTGCGAGCCCAGGAGCAGGCAGTGCAAGCGGTACGTCCCGGCATCTCCCTGGCCGATATCCATGCGGGCGTCGTGCAGGAGCTGACCGCTGGACTGATCGAGCTGGGCTTGTTGGAAGGAGAGCTCGAGGCGCGAATTCAAGACGAGGCATATCGGCGTTTTTACTTGCACTCCACTTCCCATTGGTTGGGATTGGATGTTCACGATGTGGGGACATATCGCCTTGATGCGGATACACCCCGCTTGTTGGCCCCGGGCATGGTGGTCACGGTGGAGCCGGGGCTCTACCTGCCAGACGAAAGCGACATCCCTCAGGAATTTCGTGGGATGGGCATTCGTATCGAAGATGACGTCGTGGTCACCTCGACAGGAAACGAGGTGCTGACGTCGGCCGTGCCCAAGCAGGTGGCGGAAATCGAGGCCTTGATGGCTAAAAAGTAG
- a CDS encoding cell division protein ZapA: MSDAKRPTTEITLLGRGYVIACDPGEEVKLERAARYLDRAMQGIHSQRKVLGNERIAIMAALNIAHELLEALDERRAGEADLNRMSERLEKALATTQRN, encoded by the coding sequence ATGAGTGACGCCAAGCGGCCTACCACCGAAATTACCTTGCTGGGTCGCGGTTACGTGATTGCCTGCGATCCAGGCGAGGAGGTCAAGCTGGAACGTGCCGCGCGCTATCTGGACCGCGCCATGCAAGGCATCCATTCCCAGCGCAAGGTGCTGGGCAACGAGCGAATCGCAATCATGGCGGCTCTCAACATCGCCCATGAACTTCTGGAAGCGCTGGATGAACGTCGTGCCGGTGAAGCCGACCTGAACCGCATGAGCGAACGACTGGAAAAAGCCCTCGCCACCACGCAGCGCAATTGA
- a CDS encoding UbiH/UbiF/VisC/COQ6 family ubiquinone biosynthesis hydroxylase has product MTQRNETFAPGTSAAIEDKHEVIVVGGGMVGAALVALLGRAGMRVALIETRPAPVRLDQVAKAHPAPRVSALTPVSQRLLTHLGAWQLMQQRRVTPYRFMQVWDGEGSGEVRFSADQAGMPVLGHIVENELTQAALESLLPSCGGFTAYYGTRVTALEKSVHGHRLQLADGRRLEAPLVVAADGAHSALREMAGITVSAQDTGQHAVVTTVRCEQAHGEVARQVFTAGSPLAFLPLTVAGDDHYCSIVWSVSAERAEALCGMSRQALGAALADAFAFRLGAVEVCDEAYRYPLIQRHARHYVQPGLALVGDAAHSIHPLAGQGVNLGLMDAAVLAEEVTLAWKRGAKWGDSRILTRYERRRRGDNSAMLALMMGFKQLFGARQPGLTLMRNLGMNGVNLMTPLKRLLMRQATGERGRLPHSCR; this is encoded by the coding sequence ATGACGCAGCGAAATGAGACTTTCGCGCCGGGTACATCGGCCGCGATTGAGGACAAGCACGAGGTGATCGTGGTGGGCGGCGGGATGGTCGGCGCGGCGCTGGTGGCGCTGCTGGGCCGGGCCGGCATGCGGGTGGCATTGATCGAGACAAGACCCGCACCAGTGCGTCTCGACCAGGTAGCCAAGGCGCATCCGGCGCCGCGGGTGAGCGCCTTGACGCCGGTCTCCCAGCGGTTGTTGACGCACCTAGGCGCCTGGCAGTTGATGCAACAGCGGCGAGTCACTCCGTATCGGTTCATGCAGGTATGGGATGGCGAGGGAAGCGGCGAAGTCCGATTTTCCGCCGACCAGGCGGGGATGCCGGTACTCGGTCATATCGTCGAGAACGAACTTACCCAGGCGGCACTGGAGAGTCTTTTGCCGAGCTGTGGCGGTTTTACCGCCTATTACGGCACGCGTGTGACGGCGCTGGAAAAGAGCGTTCATGGCCATCGGCTGCAACTCGCGGATGGTCGCCGGCTGGAGGCGCCTCTGGTGGTGGCGGCGGATGGTGCCCACTCGGCGTTGAGGGAGATGGCGGGCATTACGGTAAGTGCACAGGATACCGGCCAGCATGCCGTGGTAACCACGGTACGCTGCGAGCAGGCCCACGGCGAGGTCGCGAGGCAGGTATTCACGGCGGGATCGCCGCTGGCGTTTCTGCCTCTGACGGTTGCCGGCGACGACCACTACTGTTCGATCGTGTGGTCGGTGTCCGCCGAGCGGGCCGAAGCCTTGTGCGGCATGTCGCGTCAGGCATTGGGCGCTGCGCTGGCCGATGCCTTTGCATTTCGCCTGGGGGCGGTGGAGGTGTGCGACGAGGCATACCGCTACCCGTTGATTCAGCGCCACGCCAGGCACTACGTACAGCCAGGCCTGGCTTTGGTGGGAGATGCGGCACACAGCATCCACCCGCTGGCCGGGCAAGGAGTGAACCTGGGCTTGATGGACGCCGCGGTACTGGCAGAAGAAGTGACCCTGGCCTGGAAGCGCGGAGCGAAGTGGGGCGATAGCCGTATCCTGACCCGTTACGAGCGCCGGCGGCGTGGCGACAACAGCGCCATGCTGGCGCTGATGATGGGCTTCAAGCAGCTATTCGGTGCGCGCCAACCCGGTCTTACCCTGATGCGTAACCTGGGCATGAACGGCGTCAACCTGATGACGCCTCTCAAGCGACTATTGATGCGACAAGCCACCGGTGAGCGCGGCCGTTTGCCCCATAGCTGTCGCTGA
- a CDS encoding YecA family protein yields the protein MSLIDERQDFSDIADVFLLHGSMQSPAFLDGRLCALLALQDLDAQAWLESVCMGLGVEQPRDPASAERLLGWRRQTLEALSGSELTYEPVLPDELYSLGEQATALKEWALGFLEVVEEADDETRSRWSETLKEAVADLHELAAMDSDIDDSPENENDLFALTEHARMAAMLLYTEQHPGQPQVEQSDVSLH from the coding sequence ATGTCATTGATTGATGAGCGACAGGATTTTTCCGATATCGCTGATGTTTTTCTCTTGCATGGCAGCATGCAATCGCCGGCCTTTCTCGATGGACGTCTGTGTGCCTTGCTGGCCCTTCAGGACCTGGACGCGCAAGCATGGCTGGAAAGCGTATGCATGGGGCTGGGGGTCGAACAGCCACGCGACCCGGCCAGTGCCGAGCGCCTGCTGGGGTGGCGGCGCCAGACGCTGGAGGCATTATCGGGCAGCGAGTTGACCTATGAGCCGGTGCTGCCGGATGAGCTTTACTCCTTGGGTGAACAAGCTACCGCACTCAAGGAGTGGGCGTTGGGTTTTCTGGAAGTGGTGGAAGAGGCGGATGACGAGACCCGTTCACGCTGGTCGGAAACGCTCAAGGAAGCCGTCGCCGACCTGCACGAACTGGCTGCAATGGACTCCGATATCGATGACAGCCCGGAAAACGAAAACGACCTGTTCGCCCTTACCGAGCATGCCCGCATGGCGGCCATGCTGCTCTATACCGAGCAGCATCCCGGCCAGCCCCAGGTAGAACAATCCGACGTCTCGCTCCATTAA
- a CDS encoding 5-formyltetrahydrofolate cyclo-ligase: MTTDKTASSTPFHDPELVSTAPAEAAQDPHAEEKRRLRTQLRRLRRNLTASQQHEASRQLCRRLKQLPEVRRARRISLYLPVGGEIDPTPLISWLRQRNARVYLPVLRPFAENHLWLVEYRPDTPMRRNRFGILEPSRHYSARRSNRLPAWALDTMIVPLVGFDTEGNRMGMGGGFYDRTLAFTRVRRPRPCLIGVAHSLQQVPHLQPAPWDISLQAIVSDRDIIRP; this comes from the coding sequence TTGACGACCGACAAGACAGCTAGCTCCACGCCATTTCATGATCCTGAACTCGTTTCCACGGCGCCTGCCGAGGCTGCTCAGGACCCGCATGCCGAAGAAAAACGTCGATTACGCACGCAGTTACGCCGTCTTCGGCGCAACCTGACGGCTAGCCAGCAACACGAGGCCTCGCGACAGCTCTGTCGCCGCCTCAAACAGCTTCCCGAAGTTCGCCGCGCCCGGCGCATCAGCCTATACCTTCCCGTCGGGGGGGAAATCGACCCTACCCCATTGATTTCTTGGCTGAGACAGCGCAATGCCAGGGTCTATCTTCCCGTGCTGCGGCCATTTGCCGAAAACCACTTATGGCTGGTGGAGTATCGGCCCGACACACCGATGCGCAGAAACCGCTTCGGCATTCTCGAGCCATCCCGCCACTACAGCGCCAGACGCAGCAATCGTCTGCCCGCCTGGGCGCTCGACACCATGATTGTGCCTTTGGTCGGTTTTGATACAGAGGGCAACCGCATGGGGATGGGCGGAGGATTCTATGACCGGACCTTGGCCTTCACCCGCGTGCGTCGCCCCCGTCCTTGCCTGATCGGCGTCGCCCACAGCCTGCAGCAAGTGCCCCACTTACAACCGGCACCATGGGATATCTCTCTTCAAGCCATTGTCAGCGATCGCGATATCATTCGCCCCTGA
- the ubiH gene encoding 2-octaprenyl-6-methoxyphenyl hydroxylase produces the protein MKDAVTSTADALDIAIVGGGLVGASLGCALAPLIQRFGWRVAVVEAAAIPATPQREWQPSFDARASAIAEGSAQRFQRMGVWQKMADEAAPIRQIHISERGRLGVTRLSAAELGVAALGHVIPNAWMGRVLHERLASLALEWHCPAQVESIIPTAEGHHLRLSDGSELSAALTVLADGGRSGLKEQLGIGSHDKPYGQTALIANVAVSRPHDGMAYERFTDDGPIALLPLPGQAMGLVWTHQGGKEKELMALGEGAFLQQLQRAFGDRAGRFVKVGSRHTYPLSLVTAQEPVRPGLAVLGNAAHALHPVAGQGFNLALRGVTDLVESLESSARQSRGLGSMATLQDFEQRRARDRHNVIRFSDGLVRLFAVENPLLSHVRAAGLVGLNLAGPLRRGLARRAMGLER, from the coding sequence ATGAAAGACGCGGTAACATCGACAGCAGATGCATTGGATATCGCTATCGTTGGCGGGGGGCTGGTGGGGGCAAGCCTGGGGTGCGCCCTGGCTCCCTTGATTCAGCGCTTCGGTTGGCGAGTGGCGGTAGTTGAAGCCGCGGCCATCCCCGCCACACCGCAGCGGGAGTGGCAGCCCAGTTTCGATGCCCGCGCCAGCGCCATTGCCGAAGGCTCGGCGCAACGCTTCCAGCGCATGGGCGTATGGCAGAAAATGGCTGACGAAGCGGCACCGATCAGGCAGATCCATATCAGCGAGCGAGGGCGCTTGGGCGTGACCCGCCTGAGCGCCGCTGAACTCGGCGTGGCGGCCCTGGGGCATGTGATTCCCAATGCCTGGATGGGGCGGGTGCTGCATGAGCGACTGGCCAGCCTGGCGCTGGAGTGGCACTGTCCCGCCCAGGTGGAAAGCATTATCCCGACAGCCGAGGGACACCATTTGCGCCTTTCGGATGGTAGCGAGCTAAGCGCCGCCCTGACGGTGCTGGCCGATGGGGGACGCTCCGGGTTGAAGGAGCAACTGGGAATCGGCAGTCACGACAAGCCTTACGGGCAGACGGCGCTGATTGCCAATGTAGCGGTCAGCCGGCCGCACGATGGCATGGCTTACGAGCGCTTTACCGATGACGGGCCGATTGCCTTGCTACCCTTGCCCGGCCAGGCAATGGGCCTTGTCTGGACCCACCAGGGAGGCAAGGAAAAGGAGCTGATGGCGCTGGGTGAGGGGGCCTTCCTGCAGCAACTGCAACGCGCCTTCGGTGATCGTGCCGGCCGCTTCGTCAAGGTGGGCTCGCGGCACACCTATCCCCTTTCGCTGGTCACGGCGCAGGAGCCGGTTCGGCCCGGCTTGGCCGTACTGGGCAATGCCGCACACGCCTTGCATCCCGTCGCCGGCCAGGGCTTCAACCTGGCCCTGCGTGGAGTGACGGACCTGGTGGAGTCGCTTGAAAGCAGTGCCCGACAATCGCGTGGCTTGGGCTCGATGGCTACCTTGCAGGATTTCGAGCAACGTCGCGCCCGCGACCGTCATAATGTCATCCGCTTCAGTGATGGGCTGGTTAGGCTATTTGCCGTGGAAAATCCGCTTTTGTCCCATGTGCGTGCGGCCGGGCTGGTCGGGTTGAATCTGGCGGGACCCCTGCGTCGGGGATTGGCGCGCCGTGCCATGGGGCTTGAACGATAA
- the ilvA gene encoding threonine ammonia-lyase, biosynthetic produces the protein MLEATVKKILQARVYEAAIETPISPAPFLSRRFNNQILIKREDLQPVYSFKIRGAYNKMAQLDEAQKAKGVIAASAGNHAQGLAMAARQMGVKATIVMPRITPDIKVQAVRARGAKVVLKGDAFGEAADHAQALIQEHGYTYIPPFDDIDVIAGQGTIAVEILRQHSGELDAIFVPVGGGGLIAGVAAYVKYLRPDIKVIGVEAEDSACLKAALAAGTRVVLDQVGVFAEGVAVAQIGEAPFAIIRDLVDEVITINTDEMCAAVKDIFEDTRAVAETSGALSLAGLKKYIQQTGAEGQTLLCINSGANTNFNRLQHIAERTELGEQREAILAVTIAEKPGSFKKFCRALGKRMVTEFSYRYADSSEAHIFVGIQVKPGGEDRLAVIERLRESGYAVEDLTDNELAKLHLRHLSGGRPSEHFAEEVYRFEFPERPGALMNFLTQLPHDWNISLFHYRNHGAAYGRVLVGMQVPNGDRVHVEECLDAIGYRYWKESDNPAYQLFMA, from the coding sequence ATGCTCGAAGCTACCGTCAAGAAAATCCTCCAGGCACGGGTTTACGAAGCTGCCATTGAAACGCCTATTTCCCCTGCTCCTTTCCTGTCGCGTCGCTTCAACAACCAGATTCTGATCAAGCGTGAGGACCTTCAGCCGGTCTACTCGTTCAAGATCCGCGGCGCCTACAACAAGATGGCGCAGCTTGATGAAGCACAGAAAGCCAAGGGCGTGATTGCGGCTTCGGCAGGCAATCATGCCCAGGGGTTGGCGATGGCCGCCAGGCAAATGGGCGTGAAAGCCACCATCGTCATGCCGCGTATCACGCCGGATATCAAGGTTCAGGCGGTGCGGGCGAGAGGGGCCAAGGTGGTACTCAAGGGCGATGCGTTTGGCGAAGCCGCCGACCACGCTCAGGCCTTGATCCAGGAGCATGGCTATACCTATATCCCCCCATTCGATGATATCGACGTGATTGCGGGCCAAGGGACGATAGCCGTGGAAATCCTGCGCCAGCATAGCGGTGAACTCGATGCGATCTTCGTGCCCGTCGGCGGCGGCGGCTTGATTGCCGGTGTGGCGGCCTACGTCAAGTATCTGCGTCCCGACATCAAGGTCATCGGCGTGGAGGCCGAAGACAGCGCCTGCCTGAAGGCAGCACTGGCGGCGGGGACGCGGGTGGTACTGGATCAGGTGGGCGTGTTTGCCGAAGGGGTGGCAGTGGCGCAGATCGGCGAAGCCCCGTTTGCCATCATTCGCGATCTGGTGGACGAGGTAATTACGATCAATACCGATGAAATGTGCGCAGCGGTGAAGGATATTTTCGAGGACACCCGGGCGGTGGCGGAAACCTCCGGCGCGCTGTCTCTTGCCGGACTCAAGAAGTATATCCAGCAGACCGGGGCGGAAGGCCAGACGCTTCTGTGCATCAATTCGGGGGCCAACACCAACTTCAACCGCTTGCAACATATTGCCGAGCGTACCGAGCTGGGTGAGCAGCGCGAAGCCATTCTGGCGGTCACCATCGCCGAAAAACCCGGCAGTTTCAAGAAGTTCTGCCGTGCGCTGGGCAAACGCATGGTTACCGAATTCAGTTACCGTTACGCCGATAGCAGCGAAGCCCATATCTTTGTCGGGATTCAAGTCAAGCCAGGAGGCGAGGATCGGCTAGCCGTTATCGAGCGATTGCGCGAATCAGGTTACGCCGTGGAAGATTTGACCGACAATGAATTGGCCAAGCTGCACCTTCGTCACCTGAGCGGGGGGCGGCCCAGTGAGCACTTTGCCGAAGAAGTGTATCGCTTCGAGTTTCCTGAACGCCCCGGCGCCCTGATGAACTTTTTGACCCAGCTTCCCCACGACTGGAATATCTCGCTGTTTCATTATCGCAATCACGGGGCGGCCTACGGCCGTGTCCTGGTCGGGATGCAAGTTCCCAACGGCGATCGGGTTCATGTGGAGGAGTGTCTGGACGCGATCGGCTATCGCTACTGGAAAGAGAGTGATAACCCGGCTTACCAATTGTTCATGGCTTGA
- a CDS encoding S41 family peptidase has product MTLPASTLPAPAKRMLATLFPLALLAAPLPGLAQSDADALPLEDIQTFAEVFERIKRAYVEEVDDRSLLRNAMRGMLSELDPHSAYLDAEEYQSLRESTQGEFGGIGIEVGTENNQLMVITPIDDTPASRAGLQSRDVILSVEGTPTDSLSLQEAVTLMRGEPGTQLRLTILRSGEESPREITLTREIIRSESVKHELLEPGYGYLRISQFQSRTPEQARRALERLAREAPLEGLVLDLRNNPGGVLQAAVEVADIFLDEGLIVYTEGRLSDTQMEFSATPSTQAPDVPLVILINSGSASAAEIVAGALQDQRRGVVMGTDSFGKGSVQQVMPLENGEGLKLTTALYYTPNGRSIQAQGIEPDVEVVRGRLEVAERSRELREADLEGHLSAQQAPRDRQETNQRLRDDYQLSEALNLLKALNVVDRRRR; this is encoded by the coding sequence ATGACGCTACCTGCCTCAACCCTACCAGCCCCCGCCAAACGCATGTTGGCCACGCTGTTTCCGCTTGCTCTGCTGGCCGCCCCGCTCCCCGGGCTCGCCCAGTCCGACGCGGATGCACTGCCGCTGGAGGATATCCAGACCTTCGCCGAGGTCTTCGAACGCATCAAACGTGCCTATGTCGAGGAAGTCGATGATCGCTCCTTGTTACGCAATGCCATGCGCGGCATGCTCAGCGAACTCGACCCCCATTCGGCTTATCTGGATGCCGAGGAATACCAGAGCCTGCGCGAATCGACCCAGGGCGAATTCGGCGGAATCGGCATCGAAGTAGGCACGGAAAACAACCAGTTGATGGTGATCACGCCGATCGATGACACCCCCGCCTCGCGTGCCGGGTTGCAATCCCGCGATGTCATTCTCAGTGTCGAAGGTACCCCGACCGACAGCCTCTCCCTGCAGGAAGCGGTCACTCTCATGCGCGGAGAACCGGGCACCCAGTTGCGCCTGACCATTCTGCGCAGCGGGGAGGAGTCGCCGCGCGAAATCACGCTCACCCGCGAGATCATTCGCAGCGAAAGCGTCAAGCATGAGCTGCTGGAACCCGGCTATGGCTACCTGCGCATCAGCCAGTTCCAGTCGCGCACCCCGGAGCAGGCGCGCCGAGCCCTCGAGCGCCTGGCCAGGGAGGCTCCTCTGGAAGGCCTGGTGCTGGACTTGCGCAACAACCCCGGCGGTGTCCTCCAAGCCGCCGTGGAAGTCGCCGATATCTTTCTCGACGAGGGCTTGATCGTCTACACCGAAGGACGCTTGAGCGACACCCAGATGGAGTTTTCCGCGACACCCTCCACCCAGGCGCCCGACGTGCCGTTGGTGATTCTGATCAACAGCGGCAGTGCTTCCGCGGCTGAAATCGTGGCCGGCGCCCTACAGGATCAACGACGCGGTGTGGTGATGGGTACCGACAGCTTCGGCAAAGGCTCTGTGCAGCAGGTCATGCCACTGGAAAACGGCGAAGGGCTCAAGCTGACCACCGCACTCTACTACACGCCCAATGGACGCTCGATCCAGGCCCAGGGTATCGAGCCGGACGTTGAAGTCGTTCGCGGCCGGCTGGAAGTGGCGGAAAGAAGCCGCGAACTGCGCGAAGCCGACCTGGAAGGCCATTTGAGCGCTCAGCAGGCGCCGCGCGACCGCCAGGAAACCAACCAGCGGCTGCGCGATGACTATCAACTCAGCGAAGCGCTCAACCTGCTCAAGGCCCTCAACGTCGTCGATCGGCGACGGCGTTGA